Proteins co-encoded in one Juglans regia cultivar Chandler chromosome 16, Walnut 2.0, whole genome shotgun sequence genomic window:
- the LOC109005539 gene encoding PHD finger protein MALE STERILITY 1 — protein sequence MSHLDLIGSKKRKRGERVFRFKSFGEPGYPVEFIGPFRENVKALLEFGHSETNSSREIPSWSFQLEFHRHHPVQILLFVVEEPVEASLNRHCNHCQYVGWGHHMICNKKYHFLLPTKDTVAAYLNCEGNSNNNRAGSANGKSNLLELQGHIMHGVFHSNGYGHLLSVNGVEMGSDLAGHHIMEFWDRLCTGLRARKVSLNDNSQKRGMELRLLHGLGYGEPWFGRWGYDFGSGTFCVTRSMYQKAIEAIQGMPLYLLIHHLGTSNHEIPIIFSRYQALSDHSLVTLGDLFNFMLELKSRLPTENSIDTYNSGITAETTCRWSPKRVEMATRVIVEALKRAEFRWVSRQEVRDAARAYIGDTGLLDFVLKSLGNHIVGNYLVRRSLNPVTKVLEYCLEDISNVLPNQEGSFMTSQRVKERYKISSLQLMKDISYLYKCILKDQKPALGAGIFSAISVASRIILDSKYLIKEYSGDLPFKVELGFEGKLNIYCTVLLRSNREVQDEGTEKAMPPYECVTLKNIATIDELKQEVQRNFREVYWGLRSLVVESVLNLNANGTDLVFGLVEVGRKLVFQGSTKEQGIMNGQIYECGLNSHVVDCPCGAKDEDGERMVSCDICEVWQHTRCVRIPNTVEIPHIFLCNRCEQEIVLLPSLP from the exons ATGTCGCACCTGGACCTGATTGGcagcaagaaaagaaagagaggagagagggtTTTCAGATTCAAGAGCTTTGGAGAGCCTGGTTATCCGGTTGAGTTTATAGGGCCATTCCGGGAAAATGTTAAAGCCCTTCTTGAATTTGGTCATTCGGAGACTAACTCCAGCAGGGAAATTCCAAGTTGGTCATTTCAGCTTGAATTCCATCGCCACCATCCCGTCCAAATCCTTCTATTTGTTGTTGAAGAACCGGTTGAAGCATCCCTCAATCGTCACTGCAATCACTGTCAATACGTAG GCTGGGGGCACCATATGATTTGCAACAAGAAGTATCACTTTTTGTTGCCTACCAAGGACACAGTGGCTGCATACTTGAACTGCGAAGGCAACTCTAATAACAATAGGGCAGGCTCAGCCAATGGTAAGTCAAATTTATTGGAATTACAGGGCCATATCATGCATGGTGTCTTTCACTCTAACGGGTACGGACATTTGCTGTCTGTTAATGGTGTTGAAATGGGTTCGGACTTGGCTGGACACCACATCATGGAATTCTGGGATCGTTTATGCACTGGGTTGCGAGCAAG GAAAGTGAGTTTGAATGACAATTCACAGAAGAGAGGCATGGAATTAAGGCTGCTACACGGACTAGGATACGGGGAGCCATGGTTCGGCCGGTGGGGATACGATTTCGGGAGTGGAACCTTCTGCGTTACTCGATCAATGTACCAAAAAGCAATAGAAGCAATACAAGGCATGCCCTTGTACCTATTAATCCACCACCTTGGCACTTCCAACCATGAAATTCCCATTATCTTCTCAAGATATCAAGCACTATCAGATCATTCCTTAGTCACCCTTGGCGACCTATTCAATTTCATGTTAGAGCTCAAGTCTCGTCTTCCTACCGAAAATTCGATCGATACCTATAACTCGGGAATCACGGCTGAAACCACCTGTAGATGGTCGCCGAAGAGGGTTGAAATGGCTACACGAGTGATAGTTGAGGCATTGAAGAGGGCCGAGTTTAGGTGGGTTTCAAGGCAAGAAGTTAGGGATGCTGCTCGGGCCTATATTGGTGACACCGGTTTGCTAGATTTTGTGTTAAAATCATTGGGAAACCATATTGTTGGAAATTACTTGGTTCGTCGCAGCTTAAATCCAGTGACAAAAGTTCTTGAGTATTGTTTAGAAGACATCTCAAATGTGTTACCAAATCAAGAGGGTTCTTTCATGACCAGTCAGAGAGTCAAGGAACGGTACAAGATCAGTAGCCTACAATTAATGAAAGACATATCCTACCTGTACAAGTGCATTCTTAAAGACCAAAAGCCAGCGCTGGGGGCAGGGATTTTTTCAGCTATATCGGTGGCTTCCAGGATAATTCTCGACTCCAAATACCTCATCAAGGAATACAGTGGAGACCTTCCTTTCAAAGTTGAACTGGGGTTCGaaggaaaattaaatatttactgCACGGTTTTGTTGAGGAGCAACAGAGAGGTACAGGATGAAGGTACAGAGAAAGCAATGCCGCCATACGAGTGTGTCACGCTGAAAAACATTGCCACCATTGATGAACTAAAGCAAGAAGTGCAGAGGAACTTCCGGGAAGTGTATTGGGGATTGAGGAGCTTAGTTGTGGAATCAGTGTTGAATTTGAATGCGAATGGAACAGATTTGGTTTTTGGGTTAGTTGAAGTTGGCCGTAAACTTGTGTTTCAGGGCAGCACCAAAGAGCAGGGAATCATGAATGGACAGATATACGAATGTGGTCTGAATAGCCATGTTGTGGATTGCCCTTGCGGAGCAAAAGACGAGGATGGGGAACGAATGGTTTCCTGCGATATCTGCGAAGTTTGGCAGCACACCCGATGTGTTCGGATTCCAAATACTGTTGAAATTccacatatatttttatgcaaccGATGCGAGCAGGAAATCGTACTATTACCCTCTCTACCTTAG
- the LOC118344795 gene encoding uncharacterized protein LOC118344795: MDGGLAAAVRPLRAEKWIIDLERTYEICGCIEDQKVLYAGYLFQGEAGTWWDMRRFKEEFDNISFPDSVKQLKAQEFASLIQGSSTVEQYAAKFMALGWFAPYLISTQRMQAHKFQAGLQPRIRSQVACLKIENYQELVNVAAIAEAKQRGLAI, encoded by the exons ATGGATGGGGGACTAGCTGCAGCTGTAC ggCCACTAagagccgagaaatggattatagATCTCGAAAGGACttacgagatctgtggatgtatTGAGGAtcagaaggttctatatgctggatacctattccaaggagaagctggaacATGGTGGGATATGCGAAG GTTCAAGGAAGAATTCGACAACATATCCTTCCCAGATTCTGTCAAACAACTGAAGGCGCAAGAGTTCGCGTCTTTAATTCAAGGCAGTTCAACTGTAGAGCAGTACGCCGCTAAGTTTATGGCGTTAGGATGGTTTGCACCatacttgatttctactcaaaggatgcaagcGCATAAGTTTCAAGCAGGACTTCAGCCAaggatccgtagccaagtagcttgcctaaaaATAGAGAATTATCAAGAGTTggtaaacgtggccgcgatagcagAGGCTAAGCAAAGAGGTCTAGCGATCTAG